The Deltaproteobacteria bacterium nucleotide sequence GCTGCTGGCCGGATGGCGGCGCGAGGCCCCCGCCGGTTCCCGGCGGGCGGCCACGCTGCTGTGGCTCGCCGGCGTCTCTCTCGGCCTTGCGTTCCTGATGAAGCAGGTCGCCGCCGTCTACGCGGCCGGGGCCGCGATCTGGGCGGTCGCCGCCACCCGGCGGGAGTCCGGCGGCCAGGCCGGCATCATCGAGGAGTTCTTCCGGCTGCTGGCCGGTTGCGCGCTCCCGGTGATGCTCGTCTTCCTCTGGCAGTATGTTGCGGGGGATTTCGACCGGTTCATGTTCTGGACGCTCGTTTACCCGCTCCACTACGGCGTTCCCGACAGCCCCGAGGCCGTGAAAGCAATGCTGATCCAGGGGTGGAACTACTCGGTCAGGCCGCTCCTTCCCTACTGGATCGCGGGCGCGGCCGGACTGGTGTGGCTCGCGCTGCGGGGGAAAAGCCGCCACGGGCTCCGGTGGCTCGTGCCCGTTTTCGCCATCGCCTCGCTCGCCGCCCTGCTCCAGGGGTTCTACCTGAGACCCCATTACTTCCAGCTCGTTTTGCCGTGGACAGCCCTTGGCGCGGGCTACCTCGTGAGCCGGGCGGGACTGCCCGCAAAGCTGATGCCGAAGGCGCCCGCGGTGGCGGTTCCGGCGGCGGCCGCGCTGCTGCTGACGGCACCGATGCTGTGGCGCGAGGGAAGCTACCTGTTCCGGCTGTCACCGGAGGCAGTGTCCCGCCGGTCCTACGGCATGAACCCGTTTCCCGAATCGCTCCCCATCGCGGAGTTCATCCAGAGCATCACCGGACCCGCTGACAAGGTGGCGATCATCGGCTCCGAGCCCCAGATTCTCTTCTATGCGGACCGGGAGTCGGCCACGGGATATCTGTATACCTATGCTCTCATGGAACCGCACCCGTTCTCGGAGTCCATGCAGCAGGAGTTCATCCGGCAGGTGGAGGCAGCCCGACCCGCCGCGTGGGTGTTCGTGAATGTCCCGACGTCGTGGTTGCCCCGAAAAGATTCGCATGGACTGGTCTTTGGCTGGTTCGAGGCGCAACTTCAGTCTGGCAGGCTCGAATCGGCAGGAGTCGTGGACCTCATCGGTCCCGGCCGCACCGTTTACCGGTTCGGGGAGGAGGCGAAGGGCTACCGCCCCCGCTCGTCCCTGTGGGTCGCCATCTATACCTCGCAACAGCCGGAAACCGGAGAAGGAGTTTTACCATGATCACCGTCCGCAAGAGCAGCGACCGGGGGCACGCCAGCCACGGCTGGCTCGACACCTGGCACACCTTTTCGTTCGCGCAGTACCAGGACCCGGCGCACATGGGGTTCCGCTCCCTGCGCGTCATCAACGACGACATCGTCGCGCCGTCGGCGGGTTTTCCCACCCACGGGCACAGTGACATGGAGATCGTCACCTGGGTGCTGGACGGCGCGCTCCAGCACAAGGACAGCCTCGGCAACGGGTCGGTGATCCGCCCCGGCGAGGCGCAGCGCATGACGGCGGGCACCGGAATCCGGCACAGCGAGTTCAACGCGAGCGAGTCCGAACGGTGCCGCCTGCTCCAGATCTGGATCCTGCCGGAGCGCGGGGGGCTTGAGCCCGGCTACGAGCAGACGGCCTTTCCGCCGGAATCGCGCCGGGGGAAGCTCCGGCTCATCGCCAGCCGCGACGGCCGCGAGGGGTCGGTGACGGTGCATCAGGACGTGAGCCTCTACGCCTCGCTGCTGGACAGGGGCCAGAAGGCCGAACTCGCCCTCGCCCCCGGCCGGCACGGCTGGGTGCAGGTGGCCAAGGGATCGGTGACGCTCAACGGCACCCGCCTCGACCACGGCGACGGCGCGGCCCTAGCCGACGAGACCAGACTCGCCCTCGAAGGCGTGGGCGACGGCACCGCCGAGATACTGGTGTTCGACCTGGGGTGAGGGGCCTCACCG carries:
- a CDS encoding pirin family protein, translating into MITVRKSSDRGHASHGWLDTWHTFSFAQYQDPAHMGFRSLRVINDDIVAPSAGFPTHGHSDMEIVTWVLDGALQHKDSLGNGSVIRPGEAQRMTAGTGIRHSEFNASESERCRLLQIWILPERGGLEPGYEQTAFPPESRRGKLRLIASRDGREGSVTVHQDVSLYASLLDRGQKAELALAPGRHGWVQVAKGSVTLNGTRLDHGDGAALADETRLALEGVGDGTAEILVFDLG
- a CDS encoding glycosyltransferase family 39 protein; this encodes MSDSPEDTASPDGTDSPRRRMERYAGLALLGAAIVLTFWVRLRLAGTPFERDEGGYAYIARMQLRGVPPYVSGYSMHMPGLYLVYALFLKLFGETAEAVRTGYALAIAATSAVVYLLGKRLAGPLTGGAAALIFALLSLSERVQGLFSNSEHLINFFVVAAALLLAGWRREAPAGSRRAATLLWLAGVSLGLAFLMKQVAAVYAAGAAIWAVAATRRESGGQAGIIEEFFRLLAGCALPVMLVFLWQYVAGDFDRFMFWTLVYPLHYGVPDSPEAVKAMLIQGWNYSVRPLLPYWIAGAAGLVWLALRGKSRHGLRWLVPVFAIASLAALLQGFYLRPHYFQLVLPWTALGAGYLVSRAGLPAKLMPKAPAVAVPAAAALLLTAPMLWREGSYLFRLSPEAVSRRSYGMNPFPESLPIAEFIQSITGPADKVAIIGSEPQILFYADRESATGYLYTYALMEPHPFSESMQQEFIRQVEAARPAAWVFVNVPTSWLPRKDSHGLVFGWFEAQLQSGRLESAGVVDLIGPGRTVYRFGEEAKGYRPRSSLWVAIYTSQQPETGEGVLP